A single window of Botrytis cinerea B05.10 chromosome 3, complete sequence DNA harbors:
- the Bcbur6 gene encoding Bcbur6 has product MDSTYTPQSPDLSGFLPPDANKSQQSFHPLIASRSYAPRSPGGIPHFGNGTIPTSTLTSALTSTSSTTTTTSSAGLSQPTQPLNYHPSQSNQANQANQANHPRFTANNPRTVMNEFSNHHTFNTTNQYMPPIPALPPTHSFGSQGTTPSTTATTPTTAPQFYYYPSQSQSQSQFQSQSQSQFQSQSHSHSHSHSQSDSHPLPHPHPHPHSQTITSDLANNNHNNNSPIITSSSSSSHLQQPHSQPQPQPHPPYLDQFQNPEPTSSSLSPYDHRIPSPFNLGNDPVEIYQYNNHPQNPLYHESYTNQFDTTTRQPRQPRVKSQPPFDQSHTPQHQPNMSFALAPQPPAAPPSNKNPNPDGIEIRTKFPVARIKRIMQADEEVGKVAQVTPVAVSKALELFMISLVQGAAKVAREKGGKRVTAGCLKRVVEENDQFDFLSEIVGRVQEVVPAAKEEKDGEGKKRKASAAKKEEGSESEVEPEVDAGEPKKKGRGKGKGGRKKKVEVES; this is encoded by the coding sequence ATGGATTCGACTTACACGCCTCAATCTCCCGATTTATCAGGTTTCCTACCACCCGATGCCAATAAAAGTCAACAATCCTTTCATCCGTTAATCGCTTCGAGATCATATGCACCCAGATCACCGGGAGGCATTCCTCATTTTGGCAATGGTACTATTCCTACATCGACATTGACATCGGCATTGACATCgacatcatcaacaacaacaacaacatcatccgCAGGACTTTCTCAGCCAACACAACCCCTAAATTATCATCCGagtcaatcaaatcaagcaaATCAAGCAAATCAAGCAAATCATCCAAGATTCACGGCCAACAATCCTAGAACcgtaatgaatgaattttcCAATCATCACACTTTTAATactacaaatcaatatatgcCACCGATTCCCGCATTACCACCTACACATTCTTTCGGAAGTCAGGGAACAACTCCAAGCACTACTGCGACAACTCCAACCACGGCTCCACAATTTTATTACTACccctctcaatctcaatctcaatctcaatttcaatctcaatctcaatctcaatttcaatctcaatctcattctcattctcattctcattctcaatctgattctcatcctcttcctcatcctcatcctcatcctcactcTCAGACCATCACATCAGATTTGGCCAATAAtaatcacaacaacaactcaCCTATcattacttcttcttcttcctcttctcacTTACAACAACCGCattcacaaccacaaccacaaccacatcCACCATATCTcgatcaatttcaaaatcccGAACCGACATCATCTTCTCTGTCCCCTTACGATCATCGCATCCCTTCGCCATTCAATCTGGGGAATGATCCAGTAGAGATATATCAATACAACAATCATCCTCAAAATCCTCTCTATCACGAATCATACacaaatcaatttgatacaACAACGCGACAACCTCGTCAGCCACGCGTCAAATCTCAACCCCCATTCGATCAATCTCACACTCCTCAGCACCAACCCAACATGTCTTTCGCCTTAGCACCTCAGCCCCCCGCGGCTCCTCCTTCGAATAAAAACCCAAATCCAGATGGAATAGAAATCCGCACGAAATTCCCCGTCGCCCGCATAAAACGTATCATGCAAGCCGATGAAGAAGTAGGAAAAGTCGCGCAAGTTACTCCGGTCGCAGTATCGAAAGCGTTGGAACTCTTTATGATATCATTAGTACAAGGCGCGGCAAAAGTGGcgagggagaagggaggaaagagagtCACGGCGGGTTGTTTGAAGAGAGTGGTGGAGGAGAATGAccaatttgattttttgagtGAGATTGTGGGGAGGGTTCAAGAGGTTGTGCCGGCGgcgaaggaggagaaggatggggagggaaaaaagaggaaggcGTCGGCggcgaagaaggaagagggaagtGAGAGTGAAGTGGAGCCGGAAGTGGATGCGGGCGAACcgaagaaaaaaggaaggggaaagggaaagggaggaaggaagaagaaggtcgAGGTTGAATCTTGA